A stretch of Caenibius tardaugens NBRC 16725 DNA encodes these proteins:
- a CDS encoding catecholate siderophore receptor Fiu → MTHKKAVPSFLALTCFGVMASPALAQDSAQDANQRSLGSVTVTDTAIEEGFKADQASSPKYTQPLQDTPQTIQVITKDLFLQQGATTLAEALRNSPGVGTFYAGENGNTATGDTIYMRGFDSSSSIFVDGVRDMGSISRDVFNTEAVEVLKGPAGTDVGRTSPTGAINMVSKRAKLDNSVSGSTTIGTDNQKRATADINQTIGANAAFRLNALWDDSDVPGRDHVKNKRIGIAPSIGIGIDTPTRAYLNLLYVDQDNIPDGFVPTIGLKTWSPQVNQSKLIGQPVDSTNFYGSRSDHDDVTAKMATLILEHDFSDKVKLTNITRWGQTKQDYLLTAFMTTGANTAYTNVNDLSTYTIARSTPTVKDVKNQVLTNQLNLRADFATGAVEHSLSAGIELTQEKYKSYGVTATNNLTRANLYNPDWNTAGSYTVVRNGLDTTGQTDTQAFYIFDTAKFFDGSLLITGGIRVDNYQTKYRSPTLKLKDKGTLFNWKLGAVYKPVEPVSLYVNYAVSQQPPGGANFTLSSALNNAANPNMDPQKAKTFEAGIKWSALGDALSLNAAVFQTTVYNEINSQILDDAGNPTQTGKKRVRGIELSAVGQITDAWSISGGYSYLDTKVTEGPNVAANGSNELTYTPDNAFTVWSNYRFPFGLELAGGVRHTGGLRKGTDGAVGTPQYTKGYTVVDLMLAYQVTDNIKLRVNANNLFDKEYIASINKSGYRYTPGTPQTFLFSADFSF, encoded by the coding sequence ATGACACACAAAAAAGCCGTACCATCTTTCCTCGCTCTGACCTGCTTCGGGGTCATGGCTTCGCCCGCACTGGCGCAGGATTCAGCGCAAGACGCGAACCAGCGCAGCCTAGGCAGCGTGACCGTGACGGACACGGCAATTGAGGAAGGGTTCAAGGCGGATCAGGCATCGTCCCCCAAATACACCCAGCCATTGCAAGACACCCCGCAGACCATTCAGGTGATCACGAAGGACCTGTTTTTGCAGCAGGGCGCCACGACCCTTGCCGAAGCGCTGCGTAACAGCCCGGGCGTCGGCACGTTCTATGCCGGTGAAAACGGAAACACCGCCACTGGCGATACGATCTATATGCGCGGTTTCGACAGTTCGAGCAGCATCTTTGTCGATGGCGTGCGCGATATGGGCTCGATCTCCCGCGATGTGTTCAATACCGAAGCTGTAGAAGTTCTGAAGGGCCCGGCCGGTACCGACGTGGGCCGCACTTCCCCGACCGGCGCTATCAACATGGTCAGCAAACGCGCCAAACTGGACAACAGCGTGTCCGGATCAACCACGATCGGCACCGACAACCAGAAGCGCGCCACGGCGGATATCAATCAGACCATCGGCGCCAATGCCGCGTTCCGCCTCAACGCGCTGTGGGATGACAGCGACGTTCCGGGCCGCGACCACGTGAAGAACAAGCGTATCGGCATTGCCCCATCGATCGGCATCGGCATCGACACGCCGACCCGCGCATACCTGAATCTGCTCTATGTCGACCAGGACAACATTCCGGATGGTTTCGTCCCGACCATCGGCCTCAAGACATGGTCACCGCAAGTCAATCAGAGCAAGCTCATCGGTCAACCGGTTGATTCAACCAATTTCTATGGCTCGCGTAGCGATCATGACGATGTCACCGCCAAGATGGCGACGCTGATCCTCGAACACGATTTTTCGGACAAGGTGAAGCTGACCAACATCACGCGTTGGGGCCAGACGAAGCAGGATTATCTGCTGACCGCGTTTATGACCACGGGGGCCAATACCGCCTATACCAACGTCAACGACCTTTCGACCTACACCATCGCACGCAGCACGCCGACAGTGAAGGACGTCAAGAACCAGGTCCTGACCAACCAGCTTAACCTGCGAGCGGATTTCGCCACAGGCGCGGTTGAACACAGCCTCAGCGCAGGCATCGAACTGACTCAGGAAAAGTACAAGTCCTATGGCGTAACGGCCACAAACAACCTGACCAGGGCCAATCTCTACAATCCCGACTGGAACACGGCCGGCAGCTATACTGTGGTTCGCAACGGGTTGGACACGACCGGCCAGACCGATACCCAGGCGTTCTACATCTTTGACACCGCGAAGTTTTTCGACGGCAGCCTGCTGATCACCGGCGGTATCCGCGTGGACAATTACCAGACCAAGTATCGCTCCCCCACGCTCAAGCTGAAGGACAAGGGTACGCTGTTCAACTGGAAGCTGGGCGCGGTCTACAAGCCGGTCGAACCGGTCAGCCTCTATGTGAACTACGCCGTTTCGCAGCAGCCCCCGGGTGGCGCGAACTTCACGCTCAGCAGCGCCCTCAACAACGCCGCCAACCCCAACATGGACCCGCAAAAGGCCAAAACTTTCGAGGCCGGGATCAAGTGGAGCGCGCTGGGTGATGCCCTGTCATTGAACGCCGCAGTGTTCCAGACCACCGTCTATAACGAAATCAACAGCCAGATTCTGGACGATGCAGGCAATCCAACCCAGACCGGCAAGAAACGGGTGCGCGGGATCGAACTCAGCGCGGTTGGCCAGATCACCGATGCCTGGTCGATTTCGGGCGGTTACAGCTACCTCGACACCAAGGTTACCGAAGGCCCCAACGTTGCCGCCAATGGGTCAAACGAATTGACCTACACCCCTGACAACGCGTTCACTGTGTGGAGCAACTATCGCTTCCCGTTCGGGCTGGAACTGGCAGGTGGCGTTCGCCACACCGGTGGCCTGCGCAAGGGCACCGACGGTGCGGTGGGCACGCCGCAGTACACCAAGGGCTATACGGTGGTTGATCTGATGCTGGCCTATCAGGTCACGGACAACATCAAGCTGCGCGTCAACGCCAACAACCTGTTCGACAAGGAATACATCGCGTCGATCAACAAGAGCGGGTACCGCTACACGCCGGGAACGCCGCAAACATTTCTGTTCAGCGCGGACTTCAGCTTCTAA
- a CDS encoding Fe2+-dependent dioxygenase, whose amino-acid sequence MILHIPNVLSADEVVEFRRRLDGVDWADGRETVGAQGAKVKRNEQLPDTSAVKEQLGKAVLAALKRSPLFFAGALPRKILPPRFNRYAGGGEYGFHVDGGVMNLDEREFLRSDVSCTLFLNDPAEYEGGRLIISDTYGEHAVALPAGDAIIYPSSSLHKVEPVTQGARIASFFWIQSLVRDDSQRRMLFELDTSIQKLTADGADEGAVLQLTCVYHNLLRLWSDT is encoded by the coding sequence ATGATCCTGCACATCCCGAATGTTCTCAGCGCCGATGAAGTTGTCGAATTCCGGCGCAGGCTGGACGGTGTCGACTGGGCGGACGGACGGGAAACGGTCGGCGCGCAGGGGGCCAAAGTAAAACGCAACGAACAGTTGCCGGATACCTCGGCGGTAAAGGAACAGCTTGGCAAGGCCGTGCTGGCCGCCCTGAAGCGCAGCCCGCTGTTTTTTGCAGGTGCCCTGCCCCGCAAAATTCTGCCACCCCGTTTCAATCGCTATGCCGGGGGCGGAGAATACGGCTTCCATGTCGATGGTGGCGTGATGAATCTGGACGAACGTGAATTTTTGCGATCGGACGTTTCGTGCACGCTGTTCCTCAACGATCCGGCTGAGTACGAAGGCGGCAGGCTGATTATTAGCGACACTTATGGCGAACATGCGGTCGCGCTGCCCGCCGGTGATGCCATCATCTATCCGTCCAGCAGCCTCCACAAAGTGGAACCCGTCACCCAGGGTGCGCGCATCGCATCATTTTTCTGGATTCAAAGCCTCGTGCGCGACGACAGCCAGCGCAGAATGCTGTTCGAACTGGACACATCGATACAGAAACTCACCGCCGATGGGGCGGATGAAGGCGCCGTGCTGCAGCTAACCTGCGTCTATCACAACCTCCTTCGCCTCTGGTCCGATACCTGA
- a CDS encoding TonB-dependent receptor domain-containing protein, which translates to MSRHGVAGASMIVLAMMGCGTAHANEGAETQLRDGREIVVTAAGFEQKITDAPASISVITAEELTQRPYITLIDAVRDLEGVDVGETSDKTGQRTISIRGMGAEYTLLLIDGKRQNNHGDIYPNDFGGNQFNHVPPLDAIERIEVIRGPASTLYGADALGGVINIITKKVADRWTGSATFGRSIQEKSDFGDDMTFDAAVRGPIVPGLLGLSLRGSIYKRYASEPDYTPVIDPAGTTHLRALGFGGGGKTVSNINRSIGGSLSLTPADNQSIVFDIDYSRQSYDNTPTVDAETGAISYPLGTLDGIDSIWRATAGVVQPRVGYTEKQVFDRLNWSVTHQGEWGFGRSFVSLAYVATNNKGRTMPFSVAERVHLQQMYSGTGAYAGLSTAARRALAEETFLPRPLRKLESRQFTLDARLDIPVEGFGGKHHFIVGGQYINGELEDGVFGLEESADGIKGVQKHKIWSLFAEDNWTPVDGLTITGGLRYDRHDMFGGHFSPRLYAVYNINPTLTLKGGVSTGYKTPKTTDLYDGIRGFGGQGTSPMIGNPDLKPETSVNSEVALYWNPTPDSGLNLTVFQNDFKDKIDTTSVRPCAVTNFVRPCANLGDYWEVLGLGGTINAPVNVDKARIRGVEVAGRLKILEGVTLRANYTYTDSKQRSGTEKGQPLTNTAKHMANATINWQITEGLSTQLTAEHRSSRYRGLGVDGSHLYYKGYEVLHLGVQYRLTDFLTLSGRVNNLLDRDFTSYQHTFVANGDGSYTPTYTDDYNNKDKARSYWISVNARF; encoded by the coding sequence ATGTCGCGACATGGGGTGGCTGGGGCGAGCATGATCGTGCTCGCGATGATGGGCTGTGGTACGGCCCATGCGAACGAGGGCGCTGAGACACAGTTGCGCGATGGGCGCGAGATCGTGGTTACGGCAGCGGGTTTCGAACAGAAAATCACCGATGCGCCAGCCAGCATCAGCGTCATCACGGCGGAGGAACTGACACAGCGCCCCTATATCACGCTGATCGACGCCGTGCGCGATCTGGAAGGTGTCGACGTCGGGGAAACGTCGGACAAGACCGGCCAGCGCACTATCAGCATTCGCGGGATGGGCGCAGAATACACGCTGCTGCTGATCGATGGCAAACGTCAGAACAACCACGGGGACATCTACCCCAACGATTTCGGCGGCAACCAGTTCAACCACGTACCACCGCTGGATGCGATCGAGCGGATCGAGGTGATCCGCGGACCGGCGTCGACGCTTTATGGTGCGGATGCGCTTGGGGGTGTGATCAACATTATCACCAAGAAGGTCGCGGACCGCTGGACCGGGTCGGCCACATTCGGCCGCAGCATCCAGGAAAAGAGCGATTTCGGTGACGATATGACGTTCGACGCGGCCGTTCGCGGGCCGATCGTTCCGGGGCTCCTGGGCCTTTCGCTGCGTGGCTCGATCTACAAACGCTATGCTTCGGAACCGGATTATACCCCGGTGATCGATCCGGCAGGGACGACCCATCTGCGTGCACTGGGCTTCGGCGGTGGGGGCAAGACGGTCAGCAATATTAACCGGAGCATTGGCGGTTCGCTCAGCCTGACGCCTGCCGACAATCAGAGCATTGTCTTCGACATCGATTATTCGCGACAGTCTTACGACAATACGCCAACCGTTGACGCAGAAACCGGCGCCATCAGCTATCCGCTGGGTACGCTCGACGGCATTGACAGTATCTGGCGGGCTACGGCAGGCGTCGTGCAGCCGCGTGTCGGCTACACCGAAAAGCAGGTCTTCGACCGTCTTAACTGGTCGGTGACCCATCAGGGCGAATGGGGCTTCGGCCGCAGCTTTGTGTCGCTGGCTTACGTGGCGACCAACAACAAGGGCCGCACGATGCCATTCTCCGTGGCGGAGCGTGTCCATCTCCAGCAGATGTACAGCGGCACCGGCGCCTATGCGGGGCTCAGCACGGCTGCCCGCCGCGCGCTGGCGGAAGAAACCTTCCTGCCGCGTCCGCTGCGCAAGCTGGAAAGCCGCCAGTTCACGCTGGACGCCCGGCTGGATATCCCGGTTGAAGGCTTCGGCGGAAAGCACCACTTCATCGTCGGCGGCCAATATATCAATGGTGAACTGGAAGACGGGGTGTTCGGGCTGGAAGAATCCGCCGATGGCATCAAGGGTGTGCAGAAGCACAAGATCTGGTCGCTGTTCGCGGAAGATAACTGGACCCCGGTTGATGGCCTGACGATTACCGGCGGATTGCGATATGATCGCCACGACATGTTTGGCGGCCATTTCAGCCCCCGCCTCTATGCGGTCTACAATATCAATCCGACCCTCACCCTGAAGGGCGGGGTCAGCACCGGTTACAAGACCCCGAAGACGACCGATCTCTATGACGGGATTCGTGGTTTTGGTGGTCAGGGTACCAGCCCGATGATCGGCAACCCCGATCTGAAGCCGGAAACCAGTGTGAACAGCGAAGTCGCGTTGTACTGGAATCCGACGCCTGACAGTGGCCTCAACCTCACGGTCTTCCAGAACGATTTCAAAGATAAGATCGACACGACCAGTGTCCGCCCCTGTGCGGTAACCAATTTCGTGCGGCCTTGCGCCAATCTGGGCGATTACTGGGAAGTGCTTGGTCTGGGCGGGACGATCAATGCCCCGGTCAATGTCGACAAGGCCCGCATCCGGGGTGTTGAAGTGGCGGGGCGGTTAAAGATTCTCGAAGGGGTAACGCTGCGCGCCAACTACACCTACACCGACAGCAAGCAGCGCAGCGGGACGGAGAAGGGCCAGCCGCTGACCAACACGGCCAAGCACATGGCGAACGCCACGATCAACTGGCAGATCACCGAAGGGCTCAGCACGCAACTCACGGCAGAGCATCGTTCAAGCCGTTATCGTGGCCTCGGCGTCGATGGCAGCCACTTGTACTACAAGGGCTACGAAGTGCTGCATCTGGGTGTGCAGTATCGCCTGACCGATTTCCTTACGCTCAGCGGGCGGGTAAACAACCTGCTGGACCGGGACTTCACCAGCTACCAGCACACGTTTGTGGCCAACGGCGACGGTTCGTACACCCCCACATACACGGACGATTATAACAACAAGGACAAGGCCCGCAGCTACTGGATCAGCGTCAACGCGCGCTTCTGA
- a CDS encoding copper chaperone PCu(A)C, giving the protein MFSKHLVAAVAAMFLATGGSLAAHSYTAGDLVIGHPWARETAPGQSAGGGFMTVTNKGAQADRLLSGTSPAAKDVQIHSVNMDGGVMRMRPLPHGLPVPAGQTVALKPGGYHIMLLGLKQPLKQGSRVPVTLHFQRAGKVRVELAVAPIGAAAAAAGESSRGHRHD; this is encoded by the coding sequence ATGTTTTCCAAGCATCTTGTGGCGGCTGTTGCGGCCATGTTCCTTGCTACAGGTGGGTCGTTGGCGGCCCATAGCTATACCGCGGGCGATCTGGTTATCGGCCATCCCTGGGCGCGGGAAACGGCGCCCGGCCAATCGGCTGGGGGCGGTTTCATGACCGTGACCAACAAGGGCGCTCAGGCCGACCGTTTGCTGTCGGGCACCAGTCCTGCCGCCAAGGATGTGCAGATCCATTCGGTGAATATGGATGGCGGTGTGATGCGCATGCGCCCGTTGCCGCATGGCTTGCCCGTGCCTGCAGGTCAGACGGTTGCACTGAAACCGGGCGGCTATCACATCATGTTGCTGGGATTGAAGCAGCCGTTGAAGCAGGGTTCCCGTGTTCCTGTGACTCTGCATTTCCAGCGCGCGGGGAAAGTGCGGGTTGAACTGGCCGTTGCCCCGATTGGCGCCGCCGCCGCCGCTGCGGGAGAAAGCAGCCGGGGGCATCGCCATGACTGA
- a CDS encoding DUF2946 family protein: MHALRAIVRGHWQAAILAVALALCMRAILPAGYMISSATGVDSSQILTLALCNADGGGAMTTQVAVPVDGHGANGKAMQGSDKQQGKANPDCAYSSLSMATMGGASAPLLALALAFILALGVAPVRQLPFRNIFYLRPPLRGPPATV; the protein is encoded by the coding sequence ATGCATGCCTTGCGCGCCATTGTTCGGGGTCACTGGCAGGCTGCCATTCTGGCGGTCGCGCTGGCCCTGTGCATGCGGGCAATCCTGCCTGCGGGGTATATGATCTCCAGCGCCACTGGGGTGGATTCTTCGCAAATTCTGACGCTTGCCTTGTGTAATGCCGATGGCGGCGGGGCAATGACCACGCAGGTTGCCGTCCCGGTTGACGGGCATGGTGCTAATGGCAAAGCCATGCAGGGCAGCGACAAACAGCAGGGCAAGGCGAATCCCGATTGCGCCTATTCCTCGCTGTCTATGGCGACGATGGGCGGTGCATCCGCCCCGCTGCTGGCCTTGGCGCTGGCGTTTATTCTGGCGCTGGGCGTGGCCCCGGTCCGGCAATTGCCGTTCCGGAACATTTTCTATCTCCGTCCGCCATTGCGCGGCCCTCCGGCAACGGTCTGA
- a CDS encoding SCO family protein, whose product MTEPLSESGAQPEQHGLRKVSLFLWVFMVLLAVVAAGIAIRGTQDGTPKEYADSVGGPFALVTPDGARFTERNLAGKPYAMFFGFTRCPDVCPTTLARMAQLRKRMGDDGMKFAIVFVSVDPGHDTPADIGNYTALFDTPIIGLTGTTAQIDQIVKRWRAFYQKVPLEGGDYTIDHTAGVFLMDRNGRLQSILDHHENENAALAKLRRLVA is encoded by the coding sequence ATGACTGAACCGCTTTCAGAAAGCGGCGCCCAACCGGAACAGCACGGCTTGCGCAAGGTGTCGCTGTTCCTGTGGGTGTTTATGGTGCTGCTGGCGGTCGTCGCGGCAGGCATTGCCATTCGCGGTACGCAGGATGGAACGCCAAAAGAGTATGCCGACAGCGTTGGTGGTCCGTTCGCGCTGGTCACGCCCGATGGCGCCCGTTTCACCGAACGGAATCTGGCGGGCAAACCTTATGCGATGTTCTTCGGATTTACCCGGTGCCCCGATGTCTGCCCGACTACACTGGCGCGCATGGCACAACTGCGCAAGCGCATGGGCGATGATGGCATGAAGTTCGCCATCGTCTTCGTCTCCGTCGATCCCGGCCATGATACGCCCGCCGATATCGGCAACTATACCGCGCTGTTTGATACCCCGATTATCGGGTTGACCGGAACCACCGCGCAAATTGACCAGATCGTGAAGCGATGGCGCGCCTTTTACCAGAAGGTGCCGCTGGAAGGCGGCGACTATACCATCGACCATACGGCGGGGGTGTTCCTGATGGATCGCAACGGCCGTCTCCAATCCATCCTCGATCATCATGAAAACGAGAATGCCGCGCTCGCCAAGTTGCGCCGCCTTGTCGCCTGA
- a CDS encoding energy transducer TonB, translated as MFDGADIQSDDAIMPVPAARLAVAGELADARPIASGVVGNRAASGRYGEGRSVNLSAIVVTAALHAIALAGVLYIRADAPAEKREQRLTVVNLTPPPPPPSPDTPPQSRPAVVAPVTPIMLVQKPTVATTPDPTPQPPTLLAAPAPAPVAPAAVAAPAPPSVVQVSDLSVRLLSGAPPRYPTESRRKREQGTVLLALTLGLDGRVATISVARSSGFERLDQAALSAVRKWRWAPYVQDGKPAMVKGVFEIPFVLAD; from the coding sequence ATGTTCGACGGCGCAGACATTCAAAGTGATGACGCGATCATGCCGGTTCCTGCGGCACGCCTTGCTGTTGCGGGCGAGTTGGCCGATGCGCGTCCAATCGCGTCCGGGGTTGTAGGCAACAGGGCCGCCAGCGGCCGTTATGGCGAGGGGCGCAGCGTCAACCTGTCGGCGATTGTCGTAACTGCGGCGCTGCACGCGATAGCATTGGCTGGCGTGCTCTATATTCGTGCGGATGCGCCAGCCGAAAAGCGGGAGCAACGGCTCACCGTGGTCAATCTGACGCCTCCGCCTCCGCCGCCATCACCCGATACGCCGCCGCAGTCGCGCCCCGCCGTGGTGGCGCCCGTTACGCCAATCATGCTCGTGCAAAAGCCGACAGTGGCGACAACGCCTGATCCAACGCCCCAGCCGCCCACGCTGCTGGCTGCGCCAGCTCCCGCGCCCGTCGCACCGGCTGCTGTTGCGGCGCCTGCACCGCCAAGTGTGGTGCAGGTTTCCGATTTGTCAGTGCGCTTGCTGTCAGGCGCTCCGCCCCGTTACCCAACGGAAAGCCGCCGGAAACGGGAACAGGGTACAGTGCTGCTTGCGCTAACGCTCGGCCTGGATGGGCGTGTGGCGACCATTTCTGTGGCGCGCAGCAGCGGGTTCGAACGGCTGGATCAGGCCGCCTTGTCGGCCGTGCGCAAATGGCGATGGGCCCCTTACGTTCAGGATGGCAAGCCAGCCATGGTGAAGGGTGTGTTCGAAATTCCCTTCGTTTTGGCGGATTGA
- a CDS encoding TonB-dependent receptor family protein: MNIAQWALAASIVAIAAPAHAESAEDADRANANVIIVNGKTVIDEAEVQVNATPGGADIVGYEDYADKSLVSLRDALAFSPGVYLQPRYGQEVRLSVRGSGLSRGYHMRGLTLLQDGVPINLADDNGDFQELEPAFFDHLEVYRGANALRFGSGTLGGAINGVTPTGADAKGLYLRGDAGSFDTWRGLASYGGMSGAMDYWGAISADTSDGDRDHARRHSLRFHGNVGFRISDAVKTRFYASLNDINQELPGALTLAQARSNPRVGNFAGDQARNIRSLRFQNRTSVALGDANLDLGLFFNRKSLDHPIFQVVDQSSLDRGAYLRLNWGSGPFAVTVGGEARFGTVDSRRYVNVNGKRGALTFLADQKARTANLYAEVRYKPLSRLSLIAGAIYADGYRDQHERYNGAVGGLRDVRARADFSELSPKFGVLYEPTDTIQIYANYSRSAELPGFGELAQISAFVPVKAQRAWTAEIGTRGTLGIAQWDVSFYRADLKGEMLQYTVGPDVPASTFNAGKTRHQGIEAALSLDLAAWLRVRQVYQYSDFRFRNDREFGGNRLPVAPKHVYRAEVRLGGDDLHIAPNIEWVPQGAWADYANTTRSGGYTLLGATAGARISRNLDVFLDARNLTGKKAVGDISAVIRATAVSAIYYPVERRALFGGIRARF; the protein is encoded by the coding sequence ATGAATATCGCTCAATGGGCGCTTGCCGCCTCCATCGTCGCCATCGCTGCGCCGGCCCATGCCGAGAGCGCGGAAGACGCCGATCGCGCCAATGCCAATGTCATCATCGTAAATGGCAAGACCGTGATCGATGAGGCCGAGGTGCAGGTGAATGCCACGCCCGGGGGCGCCGACATCGTCGGATACGAAGACTACGCGGACAAATCGCTCGTCTCGTTGCGCGATGCGCTGGCGTTTTCGCCGGGTGTTTACCTTCAGCCCCGCTATGGACAGGAAGTGCGCCTTTCTGTGCGCGGTTCGGGCCTTTCGCGCGGCTATCATATGCGCGGCCTGACCTTGTTGCAGGACGGCGTGCCGATCAATCTGGCCGATGACAACGGCGATTTCCAGGAACTGGAACCGGCCTTCTTCGATCATCTAGAGGTCTATCGCGGGGCCAATGCCCTGCGGTTCGGTTCCGGCACGCTGGGCGGCGCGATCAACGGGGTGACGCCAACCGGTGCCGATGCAAAGGGGCTTTATCTGCGTGGCGATGCAGGCAGTTTCGATACATGGCGCGGCCTCGCCTCCTATGGCGGCATGTCCGGTGCCATGGATTACTGGGGTGCGATCAGCGCAGACACATCGGACGGCGACCGCGATCATGCGCGCCGTCATTCGCTGCGTTTCCATGGCAATGTCGGCTTCCGCATCAGCGATGCGGTGAAGACGCGGTTCTATGCCAGCCTCAATGATATCAATCAGGAACTGCCCGGCGCGCTGACGCTGGCGCAGGCCAGGAGCAATCCCCGGGTCGGCAACTTCGCAGGCGATCAGGCCCGGAATATCCGGTCGCTCCGTTTCCAGAACCGGACCAGCGTGGCCCTGGGTGATGCCAACCTCGATCTGGGATTGTTTTTCAATCGCAAATCGCTGGATCATCCCATTTTTCAGGTGGTGGATCAGTCATCGTTGGATCGCGGGGCCTATCTGCGGCTCAATTGGGGCAGCGGTCCTTTCGCGGTTACAGTCGGGGGTGAAGCCCGTTTTGGCACGGTGGATTCCCGTCGCTACGTCAACGTTAACGGGAAACGCGGCGCGCTGACGTTCCTCGCGGACCAAAAGGCCCGCACCGCCAATCTCTATGCCGAAGTGCGGTATAAACCGTTGAGCCGGCTGAGCCTGATTGCAGGCGCCATCTATGCCGATGGCTATCGCGATCAGCATGAACGCTACAATGGTGCCGTAGGCGGGCTGCGCGATGTGCGGGCGCGGGCGGATTTCAGCGAGTTGTCGCCCAAGTTCGGCGTGCTTTACGAACCCACGGACACGATTCAGATCTATGCGAATTACAGCCGATCCGCCGAATTACCCGGATTTGGGGAACTGGCGCAAATAAGCGCATTCGTGCCGGTCAAGGCGCAGCGGGCCTGGACGGCCGAGATCGGGACGCGGGGAACGCTGGGGATCGCGCAATGGGATGTGTCCTTTTACCGCGCGGACCTGAAGGGTGAGATGCTGCAATACACGGTTGGCCCGGATGTTCCGGCATCGACGTTCAATGCGGGGAAGACCCGGCATCAGGGCATCGAAGCGGCGCTTTCGCTTGATCTTGCCGCCTGGCTGCGTGTGCGACAGGTCTATCAGTACAGCGATTTCCGTTTCCGCAACGATCGCGAATTTGGTGGCAATCGTCTGCCGGTCGCCCCGAAGCATGTCTATCGCGCGGAAGTGCGGCTGGGTGGGGATGATTTGCACATCGCGCCCAACATCGAATGGGTGCCGCAAGGGGCGTGGGCGGATTATGCCAATACGACGCGCAGTGGTGGCTATACCCTTTTGGGCGCCACGGCCGGGGCAAGGATTTCCCGTAATCTGGATGTGTTTCTTGATGCGCGTAATCTGACGGGCAAGAAGGCGGTCGGCGATATCAGCGCGGTTATCCGAGCGACTGCGGTGTCGGCGATCTATTATCCGGTTGAACGCCGGGCGCTGTTTGGCGGTATTCGCGCGCGTTTTTGA